One Hordeum vulgare subsp. vulgare chromosome 4H, MorexV3_pseudomolecules_assembly, whole genome shotgun sequence DNA window includes the following coding sequences:
- the LOC123448024 gene encoding vegetative cell wall protein gp1-like: MEGPRAMAMVAVIFLVACCGAQVAVGGGDQGQPAAGGPEASLLCISKCGTCPTVCTSPPPAPPSPSSSTPSPPSPSSSSSSSTPSPPSPSTTILPLPTPPPPYLSLLLPPPPSSSSDGHDESPPSPTPPKSSGSSSSSSPSAPSSHFSSPPSPPSSSSNPYYYFYLSGGSRSRGASSVYAVLILALLLPAVTFWR, encoded by the coding sequence ATGGAGGGACCAAGAGCGATGGCGATGGTGGCGGTGATCTTCCTCGTGGCGTGTTGTGGTGCTCAGGTGGCTGTCGGCGGAGGTGATCAGGGCCAGCCGGCGGCGGGAGGCCCGGAGGCGAGCCTGCTGTGTATCAGCAAGTGCGGGACGTGCCCCACGGTGTGCAcgtcgccgccgccagctcctccctcCCCGTCATCTTCAACGCCgtcgcctccctcgccgtcatcgtcatcttcatcttcaacgCCGTCGCCTCCCTCACCGTCGACGACAATCCTCCCGCTGCCCACGCCCCCGCCGCCGTACCTGTCTCTGCTGCTCCCCCCGCCTCCGTCGTCATCGTCGGACGGGCATGACGAGTCCCCGCCGTCGCCGACTCCACCGAAGAGCAGcgggtcgtcgtcgtcttcctctccctcggctccGTCCTCGCACTTCTCGTCACCGCCGTCCCCGCCGTCGTCCTCGTCGAACCCGTATTACTATTTCTACCTCTCCGGGGGCAGCAGGAGCCGCGGCGCGTCGAGCGTCTACGCCGTTCTTATCCTCGCGCTGCTCCTGCCCGCCGTCACCTTTTGGAGGTGA